The DNA region ACCGCCAGCGCCACAGCATCGCTGGGTCTCGCGTCGAAGCTGTGGATACGCCCATCCTTGTCTTTTACATACACCGTCGCAGTGTAGGTGCTAGAAACAAGCGCATCGATGGTGATCTTCTCCACAGAGGCTCCAAGCGCTTCTATAATTTCGACAAACAAGTCGTGGCTCAGCGGACGTGGGAATTCTACTTCTCCAAGCCCCTTCTTAATAGACAGCGTCTCGGCCGCTCCGATTATGATAGGCACCGCCTTATCTCCCCAATCCTCCGCGCTGATGAGCATAATGCCAATCACTTGGCCTTGGCTATCAACAGCCTCTATTACGCTAACCAGCTCGGCTTTCAGATACCTAACCATTATTATCTTATATGGACGTCTTTAAATTTCTTTATGGAACACATATGCTATTAAAAATTTATTAACGATAACAAATTTTTCAAATAAAAAATTTTTGTATTACAAAAATTGATGTTAAATAAATTTTTAAACTATTACTATTTTAATTTGTACGTGATGAGAGACGGCTTCTGACATGTGAAGTATCCTAAACCAGGCTGATCAGTCAGCATAGATAACTTCGGGACTCCAGCCACTTCTGCCGCTCATAAGCCGAACGTCCATAAGAGGGCATACACTCGCCACTCCTAGCTATCTACACGCCTACAACACTCTTGAGCATGAGCTAGTTGGGTCTCAGCAGTTGCAACACCTAGATATATCACAGCCGCATCACTGGTTCTCCACTATCTTGTTAGCGCTATTATTGCAAAACGCCGCCCGGCTCACAGTCCCATTAGTGTGCCCCTGCTTGATGACTTATTGTTGTTACGGTAGCATAAGCTCGAGTTTATGAACGAAAAGTTTTTATACGCTAGAAAAGCTTATAAACACGCTATGTCGAGTACAAGCCTACCTTCTTCCGGCAAGCCCCTAAAGCTCCGCATAAATCGAGATAGTGAGGGGTATTTAAGTCTTGTTACCGAGTCGGGTGAGATCTACCGCTGTCCCATATGCGGCAATGACAGATTTGTCTACAACTACGAGAGGGGTGAAGTTGTCTGTATAGTGTGCGGTGCAGTTGTGCAGGAACAGCTACTTGACCTCGGCCCAGAGTGGAGGGCTTTCACATCAGAGGAGAAGGGCCAGAGGGCGCGCACTGGCGCGCCGCTTACTAGGCTCATCTCTGAGGCGTTGACCACAGTTATCGATTGGCGAGACAAGGACGTCTCCGGTAGGGAGCTGGACATAAAGAGGAAGTTGGAGGTAATAAGGCTGAGGAAGTGGCAGACCAGGGCCCGTGTGCAGACCTCCTACGAGAGGAACTTTATACAAGCGGCGCAGGAGCTAGAGAGATTAAAGAGCTCCATGGGCGTGCCAAGGCCGTGCGTCGAGCAAGCCCTCGAGATATACAGGCAGGCACTTGAAAAAGAGCTGGTGAGGGGCAGATCTGTCGAGGCGATGGCCGCGGCGGCGCTCTACATGGCGTGCCGCATGATGAGGATGCCGAGACCACTGGACGAACTCGTGAGGTACACAAAGGCATCTAGAAGAGAAGTGGCGAGGTGCTACAGGTTGTTGCTAAGAGAGCTGAACGTAAAGGTGCCTATAAGCGACCCTGTACTCTACATTTCCAGAATAGCAGAGCAACTGAAGCTCAGCGGCGAAGTTGTAAAGGCGGCAATCGACATTCTGCAGAGGGCTAAAAAGGCCGGCATCACGGCGGGGAAGGACCCAGCGGGTTTAGCCGCTGCCGCGGTTTATATAGCCTCGCTGATGCATGGTGATAACAGGACTCAGAAGGACTTCGCTGTGGCGGCCGGCGTGACGGAGGTTACTGTGAGAAATAGGTACAAGGA from Pyrobaculum arsenaticum DSM 13514 includes:
- a CDS encoding bifunctional nuclease family protein, whose translation is MVRYLKAELVSVIEAVDSQGQVIGIMLISAEDWGDKAVPIIIGAAETLSIKKGLGEVEFPRPLSHDLFVEIIEALGASVEKITIDALVSSTYTATVYVKDKDGRIHSFDARPSDAVALAVRVNAPIYISENLEKYAEDLRKYLPPPSGKIAEE
- a CDS encoding transcription initiation factor IIB, which gives rise to MSSTSLPSSGKPLKLRINRDSEGYLSLVTESGEIYRCPICGNDRFVYNYERGEVVCIVCGAVVQEQLLDLGPEWRAFTSEEKGQRARTGAPLTRLISEALTTVIDWRDKDVSGRELDIKRKLEVIRLRKWQTRARVQTSYERNFIQAAQELERLKSSMGVPRPCVEQALEIYRQALEKELVRGRSVEAMAAAALYMACRMMRMPRPLDELVRYTKASRREVARCYRLLLRELNVKVPISDPVLYISRIAEQLKLSGEVVKAAIDILQRAKKAGITAGKDPAGLAAAAVYIASLMHGDNRTQKDFAVAAGVTEVTVRNRYKELAKALNIKVPVK